Within Pseudomonas tructae, the genomic segment GAGAGGCGACTGCAGCCGGTAGCTCACCCATGGCAGTCTGCACAGACACGGTGTTGAGAAAAGCCTCCTGCTCGTGCAGGTTTTCCAGGAGCCGGGCAAAGTGGAAGCGCACGGTGTCGTGCTGTTCTTCGAGTGTGCGTTGCACCCCCCAATAGCTGATACCGATCAGCAACACAGCGGTTGCACAAAGGACAGTCAGGCCGGCGTGCAAGCGCAGTGAACTATTGGCCAGCCTCTCGAAGAAGGCATTGGGTTGATTCATCGCGTGGCCACCCGGTGGCTGAGCGTAAAGCGGTTATGCACGTTGACCTCGAAACAGTAGGCGTTCTTGAGCACGTATGTTCGGGTCAATAGGTACTCGCCGGACCGTCATGGGTCAACAATTGCTGGAATTGACTCGAAGACACGGCGTGGGAAATCAGGAAACCCTGGACCTGAGTGCAGTCGATTTTACGCAACAGAGCAAGTTCCTGCGCGGTTTCCACGCCTTCGGCCACCACGGTCAGCCCCAGCTTGCGGCCCAACGCCACAATGCTGGTCAAGGCCTGGGCCAGCTCTTCGTTCTCGTTGCAGCCCTGGACCAGTGCCCGGTCGATCTTCAGTTCGGTAAACGGCGTTGATACCAGGTTCATGTAAGAGCTGTAGCCTTTGCCGAAATCATCTTGCGACAGGCCAAACCCCATGATCCGCAAACGGCAGGCACCGGCGTAGAAGTTGCTCATGTCCTGTGGCACCGAGCATTCCATCAGCTCAAAGCAGATTCTACCCGGCACGCCGTGTTGCTCGTGGACAAACGCCAGAATGCGATCCGCCAGGTCATGGCTGTTGAGCAGGTGCGTGGGCAGGTTGATCGACACCGGAATGTCATAGCCCAGCGCCCGCCATTGCGCCTGGGCCTTGATCGCCTGCCCCAACACCCGCCACAACAGCGGTTCTTCCAGGCCGTACAGCTTGAGTGCGGTCAGGAACATGCCCGGCAGCAGCACACCGTACTCGGGGTGCATCCAGCGCACCAGCGCTTCGGCTGCGACGATGCGACCATTGGCCAGGGCCTTTTTGGGTTGAAACCAGGCCTGCAGTTGACCATTGCCGAGGGCATCGAGGATCGTCTGGCGCTCGAAGCCT encodes:
- a CDS encoding EAL domain-containing response regulator, whose protein sequence is MKPCSILIVEDHPFQHLYMQHLFSELGDFHLEVASDGAEALARLKRREFDLVLTDLLMPGMDGVQFIQGLAALRCRPALAIMSATSRRMMMAAGLVARNLGLRVIGLLSKPVQATALRNLTEQLMDVRNATLPAATPGFERQTILDALGNGQLQAWFQPKKALANGRIVAAEALVRWMHPEYGVLLPGMFLTALKLYGLEEPLLWRVLGQAIKAQAQWRALGYDIPVSINLPTHLLNSHDLADRILAFVHEQHGVPGRICFELMECSVPQDMSNFYAGACRLRIMGFGLSQDDFGKGYSSYMNLVSTPFTELKIDRALVQGCNENEELAQALTSIVALGRKLGLTVVAEGVETAQELALLRKIDCTQVQGFLISHAVSSSQFQQLLTHDGPASTY